A genomic window from Megalobrama amblycephala isolate DHTTF-2021 linkage group LG2, ASM1881202v1, whole genome shotgun sequence includes:
- the LOC125262433 gene encoding mast cell protease 4-like, with protein MTIIISLLLLASLLPHLTFTAHVNMRIMNGKEVRPLSRPYMVSLQKSGKHFCGGFLISDQFVLTAAHCWKGYDNLMVVVGAHDLRDSKSSDHISVKSYIPHPNYRPTNKPHHHDADIMLLKLKKKVKLNNKVGVIPLPKKGEDVKAACSVAGWGRLTGGSRSDLLMEAKVSIINNNECRNRWGELYSVSKMICVYGRGGTYKGDSGGPLVCGNTAVGITSFGSRHHRNTLERPNVYTKISKYIQWIKKVVGNV; from the exons ATGACCATCATCATCTCTCTGCTCCTGTTGGCCTCTCTGCTGCCACACCTGACCTTCACTG ctCATGTGAATATGCGTATAATGAATGGAAAAGAAGTCAGACCCCTCTCCAGACCTTACAtggtttcacttcagaagagtGGGAAACATTTCTGTGGAGGATTCCTCATTTCTGATCAGTTTGTCCTGACTGCCGCACATTGCTGGAAGGG ATATGATAATCTGATGGTTGTTGTTGGTGCTCATGACTTAAGGGACAGCAAGAGTTCAGATCACATCTCAGTGAAGTCCTACATCCCTCATCCAAACTATAGGCCTACAAATAAACCTCATCATCATGATGCTGACATCATGCTTTTGAAG ctaaagaaaaaagtcaaactaAACAACAAGGTTGGAGTGATACCATTACCAAAGAAAGGAGAAGATGTCAAAGCAGCCTGTAGTGTTGCCGGCTGGGGAAGACTGACTGGTGGCTCAAGGAGCGATCTTCTGATGGAGGCAAAAGTGTCCATAATAAATAACAACGAATGTAGAAATAGATGGGGAGAATTATACTCAGTTTCAAAGATGATTTGTGTATATGGACGTGGTGGAACCTACAAA GGGGATTCAGGAGGTCCTTTGGTTTGTGGAAACACTGCTGTTGGTATCACATCCTTCGGTTCACGTCATCACCGTAATACACTTGAGCGTCCTAATGTGTATACTAagatttcaaaatatattcagtGGATCAAGAAAGTAGTTGGAAATGTATAG